TCGCGGTGACAAAGCCATTGGTGACGAGATTCGTCACGCCCAGATCCTTGACGATCTGCGGCAGCCAGAACGAGAAGCCCGCATTGCCGGTGACGAGGCAGAAATAGATCAGCGTGAGCAGCCAGAAGCGGCCCGAGCGCAGCGCCACCGCGAGGCTATGCTCCGCGCCGGCCGCCGCAGCCGCGCTGTTTTCCCGCGAGAGACGGCCGAGGATCACGCGCTTTTCGTCGTCGCTCAGCCAGGCGGCTTCCGCCGGCGTGTTGCGCAGCACGGCGAGCGCCCAGAAGCCGGCGAGAATCGACGGAATGCCTTCGATCAGGAACATCCACTGCCAGCCGCGCAAGCCGTGCGCTTCATGCAACGCCGACATCAGAAAGCCCGACAGCGGCGCGCCGATGATGCCCGCCACCGGAATCGCCGCCATGAACACGGCGACCATGCGCGCGCGCCGGTCGGACGGAAACCAGAAGGTCAGATAGAGCACCACGCCAGGCACCAGACCGGCTTCGGCAACGCCGAGAAAAAAGCGCAGCACGTAGAACATCGTTTCCGAGCGCACGAACATCATCAGACACGACAGCAGGCCCCACAGCATGGTGATGCGAGCGATGGTGGCCCGCGCGCCGAATTTCTTCAGCAGCAGATTGCTCGGCACTTCGAACACGAAGTAGCCGAAGAAAAAGATCCCCGCGCCGAGTCCGTACGCCGCGTTCGACAGGCCGAGGTCGCCGGTAAATTGCAGCTTCGCGTAACCGATGTTGACGCGGTCCAGATACGACAGCACATAGACGAGAAACAGGAACGGCATGATGCGCCAGGTGATCTTGCGCAGCGCGGCGGCTTCGAGCCACGCGTCGGACGAAGCGTCGGCGGCGGATAGCGAAGGGGAGCTCATGGGTGCCTCATTCGACGATAGGTAGCGCGCGCACGCGATAGGCGTGGCGCAGCGTGCGGTTCAGGATCGGGTCGTGCAATTCGAGTTCGAGCGCGTCGCCATCAACCATGCCGACGATGCCGCCCTGGACCGCCAGCGTGCCGCAGAACATCGCCGCGCCTTGCGCGAGCGGCGCGCGCGTGAGCAGATCGGCCGCCGGCAGCAGCGCCGCCACGCTGCCTTGCTGATAGACGCGCCGCTCGCCGTTCGTCACGGCGTAGGCGCGCAATTCCAGCTGGTCCCAGTGGCCTGAGACATCGTCGAAACGCCAGGCGTCGCGGGCCACCGGTTTCGGACAGACCTGTTTCGAGACGGTGACGCCGTAGGCCTCGACTTCACGGTCGGTGTGATCCGAACCGACGGTGACGAGCAAGCCCGCTTTCGAATGGACCAGCACGCATTCGGCTTCGCCGCTCGATTTCACGCCGACCACGTCGATCTGCTCGGCCTGCGTCAGCAGTTCCACGCCGAGGCGGTAGAAGCACGGCGTGGTGGACGGCCGCTTCACGCCGAGTTCGGCCAGTTCGGCGATGTGATGCTCGATCGCCGCCTGGTCGCGCCCGGCCCAACCGGCAATGGTCAGACGATTCACGTCGGCGATCTCGGCGCGACTGCCGCCGGAACGGTCTACAACATTGAAGGACACCTGCTGCATTGCTCGACTCCAAAGGAAATATGCGGCAAATATTATTGTGATATTTCACAGAAGTCGAGCGTGTCAAAAACATTATTTTGCGCGGCGTGGCTGGGATCCGTGGCTCGCAGATAGTCCAAGCCATACGCACATTGGCGCGCGGCGGCATATCGCGTTCGTTTGTTAAACTGCGTTTTTAAGATTACTTTTTGTAAGGGATGCATCCATGCACCATGGCATCGGCTTCATTCAGGACTTGGCGGTCGTGATGGCGCTCGCCGGCGTCGTCACCGTGCTGTTCCATCGCCTGAAACAGCCGGTGGTGCTCGGCTACATCGCCGCCGGCGTGATCATCGGGCCGTACACGCCGCCCTTCCAGCTGATCCATGACGAGCAGACCATTCAGACGCTCGGCGAACTCGGCGTCGTGTTCCTGATGTTTTCGCTCGGCCTCGAATTCAGTCTGCGCAAACTCTTCAAGGTCGGCGCGACGGCGATCGTCGCGGCGCTCTCCGAGATCGTGCTGATGCTGTGGCTCGGCTACGAAATCGGCAGCGCGTTCGGCTGGAGTTCGATGGATTCGCTGTTCCTCGGCGCGATCCTCGCCATCTCGTCGACCACCATCATCGTCAAGGCGCTTTCCGAACTGGGCCTGAAGCGCGAGCGTTTCGCGCAACTGGTGTTCGGCATTCTGATCGTCGAGGACATTCTCGCCATTGCCATGCTGGTGCTGCTGTCGGGCATCGCGCAGACGGGGCAGTTGAGCGCGGGCGTCGCCGTGGTCACGCTCGGCAAGCTGCTGCTGTTCATGACGGTGTCGCTGGTGGTCGGCATTCTGGTCGTGCCGCGCGCCCTGAACTACGTGGCGCGCGCGAAGAGCGACGAGATGCTGCTCGTCTCGGTGCTTGGCTTCTGCTTCGGTTTCTGTCTGCTGGTCGTGAAGCTCGACTACAGCATCGCGCTCGGCGCGTTCCTGATCGGCGCGATCATGGCCGAATCGCGTCACCTGCATCGGATCGAGCATCTGATCGCGCCGCTGCGCGACGCGTTTTCCGCGATCTTCTTCGTGACGATCGGCCTGATGCTGAACCCGGCCGTGCTGGTCGATTACGCGTGGCCGATCGCGGTGATCACGGTGGCGGTGATCGTCGGCAAGATCGTGTCGTGCGGGCTCGGCACCTTTCTCGCCGGCAAGGACGGGCGCACGGCGATGCGCGTCGGCATGACCGTCTCGCAGATCGGCGAGTTCTCGTTCATCATCGCGTCGCTCGGTTTGACGCTCAAGGTGACGAGCGCGTTTCTGTATCCGATCGCGGTGGCGGTCTCCGCCTTGACCACGCTGTTCACGCCGTATCTGATCCGCGCAGCCGATCCGCTGACACGGCGCCTCGGTCACGCCATGCCGCGCACATTCGCGAACGTGTTCGACATGTACGGGCAGTGGTTGCGCAGTCTGAGCACGGGAAGCGGTGAACCGACGCTGTTCAGCATGACGCGGCGGATCATTCTGCAGATCGCCGTCAATCTGGCGCTCGTCGCCGCGATTTTTCTGATCGTGTCATATAGCGCGCCTTATACGAGTTCGTGGCTCGCTCATTGGGTCAGTTCCGAGCCAATGCAGCGCGTGGTGCTGTGGAGCCTCGCGCTGGTGGTGTCGATGCCGTTTCTGGTGGCGGTGTATCGCAAGCTCAAGTCGCTTGCCTTGCTGCTCGCGGAGGTCAGCGTGCAACCGGCGAAGGCGGGGCGCTTCACCAGTGCGATCCGTTACGCTATCGCCGATCTGGTGCCGGTGGTCTCGATGGTTGGCGTGTTTCTGCTGGTCGCGGCGCTGTCCGGCGGCATTCTGCCGCCGACCGGCCTGCTTGCCGCGGTGCTGGTCTGCGCCGCGTTGCTGCTGGCGCTCGTGTGGCGCTGGTGCGTGAAAATCCATGCGGCGATGCAGATCGCCTTGCGCGAGACTTTCGAGGAGCAGCCGGATCCTTAAGTCAGACTTGCCGCGCGGTTCTCCAGGTTGATTTCCTCATAGGCGTCATAGGCGCTCGCGACAATGTGAGCAATTGTGTGCGGGTTTGCGGCGCCTGCTTCGCTAGCGGATAATCAGGGCATATTCATTCGTTCGCGTGTAAGGCGCCTGTCTGACTGTCATGAGCGAAAACAAACCTGAAAATGCCGGCAAGCCCGGCAATCCAATGCCGCCTTCGCCGTCGCCCGCGCCGTCCGCAACGCCCGGCGTGTCGACATCTGGCTCCGCGCCGGCTGACCCGGCGGCCTCGCTACCCCTCTCGCACGAAGATGCCATCCAGTCTCCGATCAAAGACACGCTGACGCCGCCGGGCGCGCAGTCGACGCGTGCGCCCGCTGAGCCCAGCGCGACGCCGGCTGCCGAGGAGGCAGCCGCGCGATCGTCGACCGACGATCCCGACAGCGCATCGGCGGCACCGACCAATGCGCAAACGGCGCGGCAACGCGATGCGGCCGAAGCGCGCAGCTCGGCTGCGGCATCCACCGCGAAGCAGGAAGCGGCGGTTCATGAACAGGAAGCGCGGCGCGCCGGCGTCCATGCGATGAGACCGCCGCCGACTGTCGGGAGCAGTGAAGCCATCGACGGCGAGCTGGTTAGCTCCGTTGAAGACGCTACTGTGGTCGAAGACGTCAAGACCTCCGCCGAACGTCGGGCGGGTTCCCCGCCGCCCGGTTTTGGCGCGGCGCCTGACTTCACCGCGTCGAATCCCCCGCCGCCCAACGCGCTGCCGCCGTCGCCGCCGCGCTATCTGAAGCACAACGATTCGGCGTGGACCGTGTTCGGCCGCATCATCGCGGCGCGCGCGCGCCAGATATTCGATCGCGCCGGCCAGCGGATCACGCAGCGCACGCTGCGCATCGGCGTGTCGGCGCGCATCTTCCATCCGGAGCCGGGTGCGAAGGGACTGCGCGGCAAGACTTTGCAGTACCTCGAGGAATCGATCGCGCACTGGGTGATGTCGCGCGACGTGCTGGTGTTCATGATTCCGACGGTCGGTCATCAGGGCATGCTGCATCCGAGCAATATTCGTTTGCGCGACTATGCAAAGCATCTCGACGGCCTGCTGCTGCAAGGCGGCGCCGACGTCTCGCCGCAGTCTTACGCGGAACAGGCAACCAGCCACGAGTGGCCCGGCGACCGCGTGCGCGACATGTACGAGCTCGAACTGCTGCACGAGTTCGTCGAATCGGGTAAGCCGGTGCTCGGCGTGTGCCGTGGCTGTCAACTGATCAACGTGGCGTTCGGCGGGACCTTGTATCAGGACATCGCCACCGATGTGCCGACCGCGGCCACGCACGTCAACGAGAACTACGATCAGCATCGGCACGGAATTCACTTCCCGGACGGGTCGACGCTCGCCAATATGTTCCCGGGCCGGCGCGATGCGATCGTCAACTCGATTCATCATCAGGCGGTCAAGACGCTCGGCCGCGATCTCAATATCGAAGCGGTGTCGGCGTCCGATGGCCTCATCGAAGCCGTGCGCTACCGCCGCGCACCGTTCGTGATGGGGGTGCAATGGCATCCGGAGTTTCATCGTGCGGGCGGTCCGGAGTTGCTCGACTGCACGCCGTTGCTCGACACCTTCCTGCGTGTGGCGCGCGAGACGCGGTTTTGAGACGCGCTGGGTGGTGAGTCGGTGCCGCATCGCGCGGCTCGAGGGTTGAGTTCTGAAGCATGGCTTGTTCGAGGCGCACCGCTGCGGTTTGCAGCAGCGGTGCGCCTCTTGTATTTTCTTGGTGCTGTTTTACTGATGTATTCGTGTTTGGCTTCTCTCTCGCCTTTTGCCTCGGTCTCTCGATGCGTGCGGCATTTCCAATTCCTCGAATCGCAGACATCTCGTTATCGAGATGTATAGTCAGGAATGCGAGTTTTTCTTGAGCGGAGTGCGCGTATCTCACTACCGGCCGCTCTATCTCCATATTGCGAATCCGCCCACCGCTGATTTCGCGAAAATGCAACGTTAATTCAGAACCATCCGAACGAGACGGAACGTCGCGTTTTCGTCTCAACTGAACTCGTTTATTTCGCGATGGATCGACCCAATCATTCGCTGACGGTTTATCTCGATTTAAAGTCCGTCCGCGAGACATTTGAATGCTTCGCTTAAAGACGAATCCGCGCGATAATCTGCGGCTGTTTTAGATTCGCATGGAGCATGCACGTATGAAGTACCCCTTAATAGTACGGCGCGCCATGCTGCTCGCGACCTCGTGTGCGCTGTTGCAGCAGGGCGGTTTCGTGCTGGCCGCGCAGAGCGACGAGGCCGCGCCACTGGTCGGCACACGGCCGGCCATCAACACCCTGACGCCGCAGCCTGTCGCGGATGCGCTGCGCAACGCGGCGTCGGCAACGTCGGCCACGCCTGCTACACCTGCCATCGCCGGCGATGCGCAAGGCAATGTCGCCGAGCTGATGCAGATGATTCGCGACGCAAAGCTGAGCGAACTGCGCACCACCTATAACGGCAGTTACGGCGCGAGTCTGTTTTTCCATCCACGCGACATGACCTATTACGTCGCGTTATTTCAGGACAAGCATTTCTGGCGGGTGATCAAGTCCGAGGACGCGGCGCGCGCGGAAGCGATCTATGCGGGCTTTGTCCAGCAGACAGCGCAGCTCGCGGATGTCGAGATTCGCCGCACGCAGTTGCAGGCGCAGAAGGCGTACATCGAAGACATCATTGCGTTGTCCGAAGATCGCGCGAGACGCTTGCAAGCCGATCTCGACGTGGCTCGCACGCAGCAGGCCAAGGTCAACGACTATCAGCGTCAAACGCAAGGCGAAACGGCCGCGCTGCACGCGGAGAAGGAAAGGGCACAGGCGCAGCTGCGCCAGGTGCAGGGCGAAGTGCTGCAGCTGCAGCGCCAAACCGAAATGGGATTGCCCGTTCAGAAATAAATGCGTGAACGTAAAAGGAAAGCCCGGTCATTCGTGAATGGTCGGGCTTTTTGCACTACGCGACGTCTGCGGCCGTGTGGTGCTTACTTCGCGAATTGATCGGGAATGTCGGTCACGCGTCGCTGCGAAAGATGGTTCATCCACTCGGTTCCGTTGCTACCGGATGCATTGCTTGAAGAACTGGTGCGTGGCTTCGGCGCGATATCGCGCAGGTGCGTCGCAGCGGACATCGTTACGCCCGCGTATTCGTCTACACCGAGCCGGCTCGGAGCGAGCGGCGAGTACGGTCCCGCAGCCGATGGCTTTGGCGACGCATTCGCGGCGACCTTCGAGGTTGCGTCGCGCGGCATGTCGCCGGCCATTGCAGTTGCGTGCGTCGGCTGTTTTGCGGCGACGAAGCGCGCGGCACGCGGGTGGATTTGTTCGCGTTGCCTGGCGCTCTTCTCGCGAACGACCTGACGGCGATGTGAGACGGTTTTCTCGGCGCCGACACGCCCCGGAGCGAAGCGCAATGGGCGCGCTGAAGTCGAAGCATTTATCGACACCGACGCCGCGGCAGGACTGGATGCAGTCGCGCCCGGGAGTGTGGGTGCTGATGCCGCAACTGCCGCGGACGTGCGTGCCGCAGCCTTATCCACGGCGCGAGCGGCGACTGCGGCCGGTGCCTGATGTGTCGGCAACTGCGAGTCGCGCTCGTCCGGAACCTCGCTCGCGAGGTCGACATGGATGGCCGCCTGACGATGGGCGAGATGATCGAACCCGATCCACCCGAGCATCGCAGCGCCGCCGAGCACGCAGGCGCCGCCCGCCAATACGCTCCAATGATGGCCGGAACCGCGCGACGCTGCTGTATAAGCATGCGGCGGAACCGGCGGGACGGCCGCGACCATTTGCGCAGCAGCGCTGACTGGCTGTTCAAAAACGGGAGCCGGCGCCGTAGTCGCGCGCCGTTCGCCCAACGGCGACCAGCGGCAAAGCGAGCGAATGGTCTGATCGTTCATGCAGAACGTGCGCAGGATGGCTGCGTAAAGCGCCTTGAGTTCCGCTCGCAAACTGTAGCCCGGCGGAAGCAGTGCCCAGTCGCGGCCGAAGGGCGCCGGCACATGGCCGAACGGCCGCAAACGCGGCAGGGCCATGGAGCCCTCGATCACGGTGAAAGGAATTGTGGACATCGGTCTTTTCCAGCGCCTCTTAAAGGGACCGCCGATCGGCGGTCCCGGGATCTGCGGGGACTCAGACCCTTGGTGCGATGCGCGTTGAAATACCAGACATGCACGCCGTACGTCGACGCCGAACCGCAGCGTTGTGCTCTGGACGAGAACACGGGCGCATGGGCGTATCACTATGAAGCCGTAGGGGTCCGAAGGATGATACTTCGCAGCAGCCGGCTTGCTGACTGGAAATTTCCGAAGAGGCCCGCGATTCGTCCGGTCCTGAATCAAGCCTGAACGACGATCAAGCGGGCCACGCTCGACCTATCGATCGAATCTGTAGATGTAGCGCAACGCCGTAATATCCACGCCGCCCATATGATCCGGTTCGGCGCCGACAAATTGCCAGCCTTGCCGCTCGTAGAAGCCGATCGCGGGCGTGTTCCCTTCGAGCACGTAGAGATAGAGTTGGGCCTCGCCCTGCCCGCGAGCCCAGTCCTCGGCGGCATGCATCAGCAGTTTGCCGACTCCGATGCCCTGATAGTCCGGCAGCGTGTGCAGGTTATCGAGCAGCACGCCCCAGGCGGAGTCCGGTTGACGTTCGACGCAGACAAAACCGGTCGGCTCGCCCGCGAGTTCGGCGATCAGCACGATGCGGCGTTCGCCGCCGGGCGCGCTCAGGCGCGCTTCCCAATAGGCCGCGCGCTCGCGCGTGACTTCGCCGTCGAGAAAAGCGTCGGGCAACAGGCTGCGATACGTGGCCTGCCAACTTGTGCTGTGGATCGAAGCAATGAGCGCGGCATCCGCGAGCGTCGCGGGGCGCAGCGAAAGAGCGGGGGTGGTTCGCATCGGGGTAGTGATCAACGGAAATGCCTGACTGCAAATGTTAGCGCGCGACGACCGGCGAGACCATGCGTAAGGAAACTGTATGCATTACGCGACAGCGGCTTCAACGGTAACATTAGGTGGAGCGGGTGCCGCATGACTCACAACGTTTACCCTGATACCGCGAGAATGCGTTCAGCATGAGAATGCTGCGCCCCCGGCGCGTTCCGATCTTCCGTCCGTCCGAGGCATCCGCTTGCCGGACGCAGTGGATCGTTTCAACTGCCTGCCCGCCGGTTCTTTCGTGGCAGCAGGCCCATCAGAGAATGTCATGTCTACTGCGTCGCACGTCGCTTCCTCATCGCAAGAATCCAAGGTCAAGACAGTATTCCGCGTGGTCAGCGGCAACTTTCTTGAGATGTACGACTTCATGGTCTACGGCTACTACGCTTCGGCGATCGCCAAGACCTATTTTCCGAGCGGCAACGAGTTCGCTTCGTTGATGCTGTCGCTGTCGGTGTTCGGCGCGGGCTTCCTGATGCGGCCGCTCGGCGCGATCGTCCTCGGCGCCTACATCGATCATCACGGCCGGCGCAAAGGCCTGATTCTCACCCTCGGTTTAATGGCGCTCGGCACGCTCACAGTCGCATCGATTCCAGGTTACGCGACGATCGGCTTGCTGGCACCCGTGCTCGTTCTGGGCGGACGGCTGTTGCAAGGCTTCTCCGCCGGCGTCGAACTAGGCGGCGTGTCGGTGTATCTGTCGGAGATCGCCACCAAGGGCAACAAGGGCTTCTATTGCGCGTGGCAGTCGGGCAGCCAGCAGGTTGCGGTGGTGTTCGCCGCGCTGATCGGCGTGTTCCTGAACAAGATGTTGCCGGCCGACCAGATGAGCGCATGGGGCTGGCGCGTTCCGTTCCTGGTCGGCTGCCTGATCGTGCCGTTCCTGTTCCTGATCCGCCGTTCGCTGCAGGAAACCGAGGAATTCAAGGCGCGCAAGCATCATCCGAAGATGGGCGAGATCATGAAGACGATGGCCGCGAACTGGGGCATCGTGCTCGGCGGCATGGGCATGGTGATCATGACCACCGTGTCGTTCTACATGATCACGGCGTATACGCCGACCTTCGGCAAGGAAGTGCTGAAACTGTCGTCGATCGATACGCTCGTCGTCACGGTCTGTATCGGTCTGTCGAATCTGATCTGGCTGCCGCTCGCGGGTGCGCTGTCCGACCGTATCGGCCGGCGTCCGGTGCTGCTGGTGTTCACGATTCTGACCATCATCACCGCGTATCCGGCGCTACAGTGGCTGGTGGCGGACCCGTCGTTCGCGCGTCTGCTGGAGGTCGAACTGTGGCTGTCGTTCCTGTACGGCAGCTATAACGGCGGGATGGTCGTGGCGCTCACCGAAGTCATGCCGGTGGAAGTGCGCACCGCCGGGTTCTCGCTCGCCTACAGCCTCGCCACGACGATCGGCGGTTTCACGCCGGCTATCTCGACGTTGTTGATTCACACTACCGGCAACAAGGCGGCGCCGGGTCTGTTCCTGGGGGTGGCGGCGATTTGCGGGTTGATCGCGACGCTGGTGCTGTATCGCACGCCGGAATCGCGCAATCAATACCGGACGGCCTGAGCTTCACCGTTCACGATTCATTCGGGCAAGTAGAAACCCCGCGTTCTCACGAACGCGGGGTTTTTGTTTTTGGCTCAGCAACTGCGCTGATTGTCCCGTTGCGCGGTGCTCGCGCTAGCCGTTGCGCAATTCGTTCGCCACGGCCTCGACGACGTCGCCCCATGCACCGGGTCGCGGCTGGCGCAGCAGCGTCGCGCCCGGATACCAGGGGCTGCGTGTCTCGCCGGCAAACCAGCGCCAGTCCGCCGCGAACGGCAGCATCAGCCAGAGCGGCTTGCGCAGCGCGCCGGCCAGGTGCGCGATGGACGTATCGATCGACACCACCGCGTCGAGCCGTTCGATGATCGCCGC
The nucleotide sequence above comes from Paraburkholderia sp. FT54. Encoded proteins:
- a CDS encoding MFS transporter, whose protein sequence is MSTASHVASSSQESKVKTVFRVVSGNFLEMYDFMVYGYYASAIAKTYFPSGNEFASLMLSLSVFGAGFLMRPLGAIVLGAYIDHHGRRKGLILTLGLMALGTLTVASIPGYATIGLLAPVLVLGGRLLQGFSAGVELGGVSVYLSEIATKGNKGFYCAWQSGSQQVAVVFAALIGVFLNKMLPADQMSAWGWRVPFLVGCLIVPFLFLIRRSLQETEEFKARKHHPKMGEIMKTMAANWGIVLGGMGMVIMTTVSFYMITAYTPTFGKEVLKLSSIDTLVVTVCIGLSNLIWLPLAGALSDRIGRRPVLLVFTILTIITAYPALQWLVADPSFARLLEVELWLSFLYGSYNGGMVVALTEVMPVEVRTAGFSLAYSLATTIGGFTPAISTLLIHTTGNKAAPGLFLGVAAICGLIATLVLYRTPESRNQYRTA
- a CDS encoding DUF2968 domain-containing protein; amino-acid sequence: MKYPLIVRRAMLLATSCALLQQGGFVLAAQSDEAAPLVGTRPAINTLTPQPVADALRNAASATSATPATPAIAGDAQGNVAELMQMIRDAKLSELRTTYNGSYGASLFFHPRDMTYYVALFQDKHFWRVIKSEDAARAEAIYAGFVQQTAQLADVEIRRTQLQAQKAYIEDIIALSEDRARRLQADLDVARTQQAKVNDYQRQTQGETAALHAEKERAQAQLRQVQGEVLQLQRQTEMGLPVQK
- a CDS encoding DUF2848 domain-containing protein, yielding MQQVSFNVVDRSGGSRAEIADVNRLTIAGWAGRDQAAIEHHIAELAELGVKRPSTTPCFYRLGVELLTQAEQIDVVGVKSSGEAECVLVHSKAGLLVTVGSDHTDREVEAYGVTVSKQVCPKPVARDAWRFDDVSGHWDQLELRAYAVTNGERRVYQQGSVAALLPAADLLTRAPLAQGAAMFCGTLAVQGGIVGMVDGDALELELHDPILNRTLRHAYRVRALPIVE
- a CDS encoding GNAT family N-acetyltransferase; protein product: MRTTPALSLRPATLADAALIASIHSTSWQATYRSLLPDAFLDGEVTRERAAYWEARLSAPGGERRIVLIAELAGEPTGFVCVERQPDSAWGVLLDNLHTLPDYQGIGVGKLLMHAAEDWARGQGEAQLYLYVLEGNTPAIGFYERQGWQFVGAEPDHMGGVDITALRYIYRFDR
- a CDS encoding MFS transporter translates to MSSPSLSAADASSDAWLEAAALRKITWRIMPFLFLVYVLSYLDRVNIGYAKLQFTGDLGLSNAAYGLGAGIFFFGYFVFEVPSNLLLKKFGARATIARITMLWGLLSCLMMFVRSETMFYVLRFFLGVAEAGLVPGVVLYLTFWFPSDRRARMVAVFMAAIPVAGIIGAPLSGFLMSALHEAHGLRGWQWMFLIEGIPSILAGFWALAVLRNTPAEAAWLSDDEKRVILGRLSRENSAAAAAGAEHSLAVALRSGRFWLLTLIYFCLVTGNAGFSFWLPQIVKDLGVTNLVTNGFVTAIPYLAAGIGMILIGRSSDITGERRWHYAVCCFIGAAGLLGSASVTNSIPLAVTGLSIAYIGILAGFGIFWSMSTTFLQGTAAVAGIAVINSIANLAGYVSPYVLGIVKDATHSVTFGLVLIAGALIVGGLVTLMMPRVKVQHAAAISPSRA
- a CDS encoding cation:proton antiporter, producing MHHGIGFIQDLAVVMALAGVVTVLFHRLKQPVVLGYIAAGVIIGPYTPPFQLIHDEQTIQTLGELGVVFLMFSLGLEFSLRKLFKVGATAIVAALSEIVLMLWLGYEIGSAFGWSSMDSLFLGAILAISSTTIIVKALSELGLKRERFAQLVFGILIVEDILAIAMLVLLSGIAQTGQLSAGVAVVTLGKLLLFMTVSLVVGILVVPRALNYVARAKSDEMLLVSVLGFCFGFCLLVVKLDYSIALGAFLIGAIMAESRHLHRIEHLIAPLRDAFSAIFFVTIGLMLNPAVLVDYAWPIAVITVAVIVGKIVSCGLGTFLAGKDGRTAMRVGMTVSQIGEFSFIIASLGLTLKVTSAFLYPIAVAVSALTTLFTPYLIRAADPLTRRLGHAMPRTFANVFDMYGQWLRSLSTGSGEPTLFSMTRRIILQIAVNLALVAAIFLIVSYSAPYTSSWLAHWVSSEPMQRVVLWSLALVVSMPFLVAVYRKLKSLALLLAEVSVQPAKAGRFTSAIRYAIADLVPVVSMVGVFLLVAALSGGILPPTGLLAAVLVCAALLLALVWRWCVKIHAAMQIALRETFEEQPDP
- a CDS encoding type 1 glutamine amidotransferase, translated to MSENKPENAGKPGNPMPPSPSPAPSATPGVSTSGSAPADPAASLPLSHEDAIQSPIKDTLTPPGAQSTRAPAEPSATPAAEEAAARSSTDDPDSASAAPTNAQTARQRDAAEARSSAAASTAKQEAAVHEQEARRAGVHAMRPPPTVGSSEAIDGELVSSVEDATVVEDVKTSAERRAGSPPPGFGAAPDFTASNPPPPNALPPSPPRYLKHNDSAWTVFGRIIAARARQIFDRAGQRITQRTLRIGVSARIFHPEPGAKGLRGKTLQYLEESIAHWVMSRDVLVFMIPTVGHQGMLHPSNIRLRDYAKHLDGLLLQGGADVSPQSYAEQATSHEWPGDRVRDMYELELLHEFVESGKPVLGVCRGCQLINVAFGGTLYQDIATDVPTAATHVNENYDQHRHGIHFPDGSTLANMFPGRRDAIVNSIHHQAVKTLGRDLNIEAVSASDGLIEAVRYRRAPFVMGVQWHPEFHRAGGPELLDCTPLLDTFLRVARETRF